Proteins encoded together in one Nyctibius grandis isolate bNycGra1 chromosome 1, bNycGra1.pri, whole genome shotgun sequence window:
- the GJA10 gene encoding gap junction alpha-10 protein produces MGDWNLLGSVLEEVHIHSTIVGKIWLTILFIFRMLVLGVAAEDVWDDEQSEFICNTEQPGCSNVCYDKAFPISLIRYWVLQIIFVSSPSLVYMGHALYRLRALEKERQKRKAHLRAQLEDLEPMPEEHKRVERELRKLEEQKKVHKAPLRGSLLRTYVLHILTRSVVEVGFMIGQYLLYGFHMSPLYKCTRPPCPNTVDCFVSRPTEKTIFMVFMNSIAAVSLFLNILEIAHLGLKKIQKSLYGWPGQPVGPAEEDTSLYNSKKSSVVPPACLASDASPPRPAAAPPPPHTPAPAAGPAPAPAGTPCRQHRGELRAVPPPRRRQGAAQHHGQQPPPSSSSEEAPRAAAGAAPGAAPGAAGAAGAPARRVSRKHSRVSTCHDLDEERGDSPDSGHCPDTRKSSFLSRVLTGSLAGSDSESAGSRGGSGPGSGSGSEGKCLEEGSPPSSPPPAAATGRRVSMSMLLELSSIMKK; encoded by the exons ATGGGGGACTGGAACCTGTTGGGCAGCGTCCTTGAAGAAGTGCACATCCACTCCACCATAGTTGGCAAAATCTGGCTCACAATCCTGTTCATATTCCGGATGCTGGTGCTGGGAGTGGCTGCTGAAGACGTCTGGGACGATGAGCAGTCTGAGTTCATCTGCAACACGGAGCAACCTGGCTGCAGCAATGTCTGTTATGACAAAGCCTTCCCCATCTCTTTGATCAGGTACTGGGTACTGCAGATCATATTTGTCTCTTCTCCATCACTAGTTTACATGGGCCATGCACTCTACAGATTAAGGGCTCTCGAGAAAGAGCGACAGAAGAGGAAAGCCCACCTGCGGGCTCAACTAGAAGACCTGGAGCCCATGCCTGAGGAACACAAGAGAGTGGAGAGGGAACTGCGTAAGCTGGAGGAACAGAAGAAAGTGCATAAGGCACCCCTGAGAGGGTCCCTGCTGCGCACCTATGTCCTACATATCCTGACCCGGTCGGTGGTTGAAGTGGGCTTTATGATAGGTCAGTATCTTTTATACGGGTTTCACATGTCCCCCCTTTACAAATGCACTCGGCCCCCTTGCCCTAACACGGTGGATTGTTTTGTGTCCCGACCCACAGAGAAAACCATCTTTATGGTTTTCATGAACAGCATCGCCGCAGTCTCCTTGTTCCTCAACATCCTAGAAATCGCCCACCTGGGCCTCAAGAAGATCCAGAAGAGCCTGTATGGGTGGCCGGGGCAGCCGGTGGGCCCTGCCGAGGAGGACACCAGCCTCTACAACTCCAAGAAGAGCTCCGTGGTGCCGCCGGCCTGCCTGGCCAGCGACGCCTctccgccgcgccccgccgccgccccgccaccgccccacactcccgctcccgccgccggtCCCGCCCCCGCGCCGGCGGGGACGCCGTGCCGCCAGCACCGCGGAGAGCTCCGCGCcgtcccgccgccccgccgccggcaggGCGCGGCGCAGCACCACGGACAGCAGCCGCCGCCCTCCTCCAGCAGCGAGGAGGCGCcgcgggccgcggcgggcgctgcccccggggctgcccccggggcggcgggggcggcgggggccccAGCCCGGCGGGTGTCCCGCAAGCACAGCCGAGTGAGCACCTGCCATGACCTTGATGAGGAGCGCGGCGACTCCCCGGACAGCGGGCACTGCCCGGACACCCGCAAGTCCAGCTTCCTCTCCCGCGTCCTCACCGGGAGCCTGGCGGGCAGCGACAGCGAGAGCGCCGGCTCCCgcggcggctccggccccggctccgGCTCCGGCTCAGAGGGGAAGTGCCTCGAGGAGGGCAGCCCGCCCAGTagcccgccgccggccgccgccaCGGGTCGCCGCGTGTCGATG AGCATGCTCCTAGAACTATCATCTATCATGAAAAAGTAA